GTTGCGGCCTGGTGCGCCCGCAACGGCAGCGCCGTGATGCTGGGCGACGTGGACCGCCAGCAATCCACCCGCGCCTGGCTGCGCCGGCGCGATCCGGCCCTGCCCGCCATCGCCCCCTGGGCGCTCGACCAGAAGAACATGCTGCGCGTGCCCACCGGCATCACCCATGTGGTGCTGGACACACCCGGCGGCCTGCAGGGCTTCGAGCTGGCCCGCGTGGTGATGTTCGCCGACGCCATCCTGATGCCGGTGTGCCATTCGATGTTCGACTGCGAATCCGCCGCGGCCTGCCACGCCGAGCTGATGACGCTGCCGCGCGTGGCCAGCGGCCGCTGCCGCCTCGCCACAGTGGGCATGCGCATCGACGCGCGCACCCATGCCGCGCAGGCGCTGCGCAGTTGGAGCGAGGCGCTGAACCTGCCCTTTCTGGGCGTGCTGCGCGAAACGCAGCTCTACGTGCGCAGCCTGGAGCGCGGCCTGACGGTCTTCGACCTGCCGGCCTCGCAGGCCGCGGCCGACCTCGCGCAGTGGCAGCCCATCCTGGCGTGGCTGGCGCCGCTGCTCTCTGCGGCCCAGGCCGCCAACGACCCGTCGCCCGCCGAGCCGGTCCCGCCCGGCCGGCTCGGCAGCTCACGCCCGAACAGCCTGATGCCGGCGCAGGAATCGCTGGTGCATGGCGGGCGCCTGGCCGTGCCTGCGGCGGCGAGCGCGCCACCCGCCACCACCACGAGGGCGGCGCTCCCGCGCAGCCTGCTGCCGGGCGGCGCAGGGCCGGGCATTCCGCACTTCCTCAGGCGCGGCGCCTGAGGCGCCTCTTCAGGCCACCGACAGGCTCTCAGTTCTTGGCGCGGCGCAGTTCGGCCACGCGGTCGGCCATGGCGTCGATGTCCAGCGCGTCTTCCGCGTGCGCGAGATAGGTTTCCAGGTCGGGTACCGCCAGCGCGGCGCTGCCCTGCTCCGCGTGGGCCAGACCGCGGTCCCGGTACTCGGGCCAGGCTTCGGGCAGCAGCACGATCAGGCGGTTCTGCACCGCGATCAGGCGCTGCCAGTCTTCCTGCGTGCGATGGATTTCCTTGAGGTTGCGCAGCATGCGGGCGATGATGTCGCGCGGCGGCGCGGCCTGCAGGTACAGGCCCATCGGCACATCGAATTCATCCACCAGCCCGCTGCGCCGCTTGTAGGGCTCCAGCCGCTCGCCCAGCTCCTCGCGGCTCAGCGACTGGCCGTTGAACGGATCGATCACCACCTGGCCCTTGGGCAGGTTGACCTTGACCATGAAATGCCCCGGAAACCCCACGCCGCGGGCGTTCAGCCCCAGGCCCTGGGCCAGCTCGATCCACAGCACGGCCAGCGAGATCGGAATGCCGCGGCGGGTGCGCAGCACGGCATTGAGGTAGCTGTTGTCGGGATCGTAGTAGTCGTTGATGTTGCCGCCGAAGCTCAGGTCGCGGAAGAAGAACTGGTTGAGCATGCGCAGCCGGTGCAGCGGCGTGGCGTCGCCCGGCAGACGGCGCTTCAGGCGCGCCAGCAGCTGGTCCACGTCCCCCAGCACCTGCTGCATGTCGAGCTCGGGGTACTCGTCCTGGGCCAGGCTGGCGGCGGCCTCCAGCAAGGGAAAGTGCTCGTCGCTCTGGACCAGCGAGGCGAAGTATTCGAGCGGGGTGGAGGCACGAAAACTGAACTGCATGAAGCTTTGTAATGGACGTCCGCCCGGGCGTCAAGCAGGCCCGGCTCAGCGCCGCACAAACTGCCGGAGCTTGACACCCGCGGCCCACAATGCTACGAAATAGATAGCAGCCGAAGCCGCCAGCACCAGGGCCAGCATCCCGATGCGCGTGAAACCTTGGCCGCGCATCGCGAGCCAGGGCACCGCGCCGGCCGCCCACATCAGAAACACCGCCAGCAGCGCGCTGGCGGCCACCACCTGCAGCAGGAATGCCCACCAGCCCGGCGCCGGCCTGAAGCTGCCGCGGCGCACCAGCCCGACCAGCAGCCACAGGGCGTTGACCAGCGCGCCGATGCTGATCGACAGCGTCAGCGCCGCATGCTGGAACAGCGGCACCAGGAAGTAGTTGAGCACCTGCGTGAACACCAGCACGCAGACCGCGATGCGCATCGGCGTGCGCATGTCGTGCCGGGCGTAGAAGCCCGGCGCCAGCACCTTGACCGCCACGATGCCCAGCAGCCCCACGCCATAGCCCACCAGCGCCGCGGTGGTGCGCTGCACGTCGAGGTCGCTGAAGGCGCCGTAGTGGTAGAGCACCGCCACCAGCGGCTGCGAGAACACCAGCAGCGCCACCGCGCACGGCACCGACAGCAGCACCACCAGGCGCAGCCCCCAGTCCAGCATGGCCGAGTAGCGCGCATCGTCCTGCCCGGCGCGCGCCGCGGCAAGCTGCGGCATCAGCACCACGCCCAGGGCCACGCCCAGCAGGGCGGTGGGGAACTCCATCAGGCGGTCGGCATAGGCGATCCAGCTCACGCTGCCGGAGGCCAGGTGCGAGGCGATCTGGGTGTTGATGAGCAGCGAGATCTGCGCCACGCTGACGCCCAGCAGCGCCGGCAGCATCAGCCGCGTGACCTGGCGCGTGGTGGGGTCGGCCCAGGCCCGGCGCAGGGCCGACAGGCTGTGGCCGATGCGCGGCAGCAGGCCCAGCCGCTTCAGCGCGGGCAGCTGCAGGCCCAGTTGCAGGACGCCGCCGACCATCACGCCCACGCACTGGGCATAGATCGGCTCGATGCCCCAGCGCGCGAACCAGGGCGCGCCCAGCACGATGGACACGATCAGCGCCAGGTTCAACAGCACCGGCGAGGCCGCCGGCACGGCGAACTGGCGCCAGGTGTTGAGGATGCCCCCGGCCAGCGCGACCAGCGACATGAAGCCGATGTAGGGGAACATCCAGCGCGTCATGACGACCGCCGCGTCATACCCGCCCTGCGGCGTCTGCTGCAGGCCGCTGGCCATGGCCCAGACCATCAGCGGCGCGGCGGCGACGCCTGCCACGCACAGCAGCACCAGCGTCCAGGTCAGCAGGGTGCCGACATGGTCGATCAGCGCCCGGGCGCCCTCCTCGCCGCGCTCCGTGCGGCAGGCCGCGAGCACCGGCACGAAGGCCTGGCTGAACGCGCCCTCCCCGAACACCCGCCGGAACAGGTTGGGAATGCGGAAGGCGACGTTGAAGGCGTCGGTCATCGCGCTGACGCCGAACACCGAGGCCATCAGCAGCTCGCGCACGAGGCCGGTGATGCGCGAGGCCAGCGTCAGCAGGGAGACCGTGGAAGCAGATTTGAACAGGGACACGCCGCGAGTGTAGTGGCAGCCGAACCCCACCTTCCGGCCCCGCGCCCACCCGAACCCATCAGGCCATGCCTCCCCAAAAGCACGGCGGACCCGGCCACGCCGGTCCGCCGTGCCCCGCCAGGGATGCCATGGAACCGGCTCCGCCGGCCCATCGGCATCGCCCCCGGCCGGGGGAGGCGCAGCGCACAAAGTGCGCGCAGCCTGGGGGCGAGCTATAATATTCGGCTTTGCTGACAACATCCTCAGACACCAAGGAACACGAACATGGCCTCAGCCAAACCCAAGAAAAAGAACCCGCGCCTCGCGTCGGGCCGTAAACGCGCACGCCAGGACGTCAAGCTGAATGCAGCCAACACGTCCCTGCGCTCCAAGTACCGCACCGCTGTGAAGAACGTCGAGAAGGCCGTCGCAGCCGGTGACAAGACCAAAGCCGCCGAACTGTTCGGCAAGATGCAGGCCGTCGTCGACACCGTCGCCGACAAGGGCATCTTCCACAAGAACAAGGCCGCTCGCGACAAGAGCCGCCTGTCCGCCAAGGTGAAAGCCCTGGCCACCGCAGCCGCCTGACCGAGTCAGGCAAACCGCCCGGGCTGATTCGTCCAACGAACCAACCCGCCGTTTGCAACGGGTGCGCTGTCAGCAAAAAGCGAGAAACCGCCTTCGGGCGGTTTTTTCGTTTCTGCGCGGCTGCTGCGCGCCGGCATTGAATTGCGTACAATCCAACCCCACATGAACCGACAGATCCGCCAGACCGACATGCGCGCCCGCAGCCCCAGGGGCAGGCACGCGCTGCTGGCGTTCCGCCGCTGACCTTCCGGACTCACCCTCCGGGAGGCCACTGCCTTCCGGGGACCGCAATCAAACCCCGCTGGGCAGGCCCCCACCGGGGTTTTGTTTTTTGATTGCCCGTGCAGGAGCCTGCCATGCGTACCTACGACAAGCTGATCGCCACGATTCACTCCGGCCAGGGGAACGGGGGCTTGCGCCCGTCCTTTGGCGGAGTTGCGGTGTCCGGCCCGCGTGCGCTGCATGCGTCCCGCACCGCCTCGCAAGATTCGGCATAGCCTTTTCGAAGGGTTCACGTCACGACGACCCTGGCCGGCTTGCCCGCGCCAGGGTTTTGTCTTTTGGGGCAGCACATCATGGAAACAAGAAAACTCAGAAACATCGGCATCATTGCGCACGTGGATGCAGGCAAGACCACGACCAGCGAACGCATCCTCTTCTATACCGGCGAGAACTACCGGCTCGGCGAGGTGCACGAGGGCACCGCGACGATGGATTTCGACCCGCAGGAGCAGGCGCGCGGCATCACCATCAACAGCGCGGCCACCACGGTGTTCTGGCGCGGCACGCAGATCAACCTGATCGACACGCCCGGCCACATCGACTTCAACATCGAGGTCAACCGCTCGCTGCGCGTGCTCGACGGCGCGGTGGTGGTGTTCGACGGCGTGGCCGGCGTGGAGCCGCAGACCGAAACCAACTGGCGCATGGCCGACAAGTACGGCGTGCCGCGCCTGTGCTTCGTCAACAAGATGGACCGCGTGGGCGCGGACTTCCTGCGCGTGGTGGAGATGATCCGCCAGCGCTTGGGCATCGCGCCGCTGGTGCTGCAGCTGCCCATCGGGGCCGAAGGCGGGTTCACGGGCCTCGTGGACCTGCTGGAGATGCACGCCCTGGTCTGGCACAACGGCGAGACCAGCCCCCCCGCGGTGCTGCCGATCCCGGCCGAGCTGCAGGCCCAGGCCGAAGCCTGGCGCCAGCGGCTGGCCGAGGCCGCGGCCGAGCAGGACGACACCCTGCTCGGCAAATACCTCGAAGGCCAGCCGCTGTCGGCCGCCGAACTGCGCCCGGCGATCCGCCGCGGCACCCTGGCCGGCGCCTTCGTGCCCGTGCTGCTGGGCTCCGCGTTCAAGAACAAGGGCGTGGAGCCCCTGCTGGATGCGGTCGTGGCCTACCTGCCGGCGCCCGAGGAGGTGCCCCGCCAGGACGTCGAGGCCGACCCCGCCGGCCCGTTCGCGGCGCTGGCCTTCAAGGTGGTGCATGACGACCACGGGATGCTGACCTTCCTGCGCGTCTACCGCGGGCGCCTGGAAACCGGCGACACCGTGCTCAACACCATCACCGGCAAGCGCGAGCGGGTCTCGCGGCTGTACGAGATGCACGCCAACCGCAAGCAGGAGCGCGAGGTGGCCGTGGCCGGCGACATCGTCGCGGTGGCGGGCCTCAAGGCCACGGTGACGGGCCAGACCCTGGCCGACCCGGCGCATCCGCTGGTGCTGGAGCAGATCGTGGCGCCCGAGCCGGTAATCGACGTCGCGGTCGAGCCGCTCACGCAGGCCGATCAGCAGAACCTGCTCAAGGGCCTGCACGCGCTGCTCGAGGAAGACCCGAGCCTGCATCTGCGCCAGGACGCCGAAGCCGGCCAGACCATCCTGTCCGGCATGGGCGAACTGCAGCTGGAAGTCACGCTGGAGAAGCTGCGCACGCGCTACAAGGTCGAGGTCCATGTGGGCAAGCCGCAGGTCGCCTACCGCGAGACGCTGACGCGGCCCGCCCGCGTGCGCTACCTGCACAAGAAGCAGAGCGGCGGCCCCGGCCAATTCGCCGAGGTGGTTCTGCTGCTGGAGCCGCTGGAGCGCGGCGCGGGCTTCGTGTTCGAGAGCCGCATCACGGGCGGCGCCGTGCCGCGCGAGTACATCCCCTCGGTCGAGACCGGCATCCGCCGGGCCGCCCAGGCCGGCGTGCTGGCGGGCTTCCCCTGCGTGGACTTCAAGGCCACGCTGGAGGACGGCAGCTTCCACGAGCGCGACTCGTCCACCATGGCGTTCGAGTACGCCGCGGCCGCCGCCTTCCGCGAGGCCGCGGGCGAGGCCGCGCCGGCGCTGATCGAGCCGGTGATGGCGGTCGAGGTGATCACGCCCACCGAGCATGTGGGCGACTGCATCGGCGACATCAACCGCCGGCGCGGCCATGTGCGGCACCAGGAGCTGCGCGGCAGCGGCTCCGTGATCGAGGCCCATGTGCCGCTGCAGGAGATGTTCGGCTACATCGGCCAGCTGCGCGCCATGACCTCGGGCCGCGCCAGCTTCACGATGCAGTTCGACCACTATGCGGTCGTGCCTGCGCGCATGGCCGAGGCGATGGGGGGACGTGTGGCCTGAACGAATAAGCCGGGAGCTGGCCGAGGGCTGGCTTCCGGCTGGTTTCTAGCTTGGATCGGGCAGATGTCCTTGTCCTGCGGTCGTTTCTTGCTATCGATTCAGGAGTTTCCTGCTGCTTGAATGGCCGGGTCGGATGGCCTGCAAGCCAGCCATCCAGGCCAAAGAGCAGGAACTCCTAAGTTGATAGCAGGGAAAGACCACCCGACAAGGACATCCGCCCGATTTCTCTTGGAAATCACCCCTGCCGAGGCAGTTCAGGCAGCAGGCAGGCCTCGGCCACCTGCAAGTCGTTGTCCTTGGCGAAATTGATGCAGAAATCCCAGGCCATGGGCTCGTAGTCGCGCAGCTCGCGGTTCACCACCACGCACTTGACGCCGTTGAGCGTGGTCGGGATGCACCAGGGCGAATAGCCCAGGTGGCTGCCGGGCTGGGGCCCGCCGGGGCGAAAGGAGCTCATCACCCCGGCCAGCCGCTCGGCCCAGTCGCTGGGGCGGAAGGTCCTGCCGTCCCGGGTGATGCCCTGGATGAAGACTTCTTTAGCAGTGGATGAAACCATCGGATGGCGGTGCTTTCAGGGTGGCTGCGCATCAGGATCACTGATTGCTGCATTGCACAAGTATTCTATCTTATATAAGACCTGGCCTCGGCCATCCGGGGGCATTGCAGTGATGCGGAATTGTCAAAAAACCGGGCTGGCTCTGCGCCTAAAATCGTACTTCAACGGCTCAACCTTTCGTTGGGCCGCTTTGTTTTGAGTTCTCAGGAGAGAGTGTATGAACGCTGCCGTGTCCCCCTTCATCGAAGCCGCCTCGCCGCACACCATGAACACCTATGGGCGCTTGCCCATTGCGCTGTCGCGTGGCCAGGGGGTGCGCGTGTGGGACGTCAACGGCAAGCCCTACCTGGACGCGCTGGCCGGCATCGCGGTCAACACGCTGGGGCACAACCACCCCCGCCTGGTGCCCGCGCTGCAGGACCAGGTGGCCCAGATCATCCACAGCTGCAACTACTACCACGTGCCCAACCAGGAAAAGCTGGCCGCCAAGCTGGTGGAGCTGTCGGGCATGAGCAACGTGTTCTTCTGCTGCACCGGGCTCGAAGCCAACGAGGCCGCGCTCAAGCTGGCGCGCAAGTTCGGCCATGACAAGGGCATCGAGCGGCCCGAGATCGTGGTCTACGAGCATGCCTTCCACGGCCGCAGCATCGCCACCCTGTCGGCCACCGGCAACGAGAAGGTGCAAAAGGGCTTCGGCCCGCTGGTCGAGGGCTTCATCCGCGTGCCGCTCAACGACATCGAGGCCCTCAAGAAGGCGACGCAGGGCAACCCCAACGTGGTGGCCGTGTTCTTCGAGACCATCCAGGGCGAAGGCGGCATCAACCCGATGCGCGTGGACTACCTGCAGCAGGTGCGTGCGCTGTGCGACGCCAACGACTGGCTGATGATGATCGACGAAGTGCAGTGCGGCATGGGCCGCACCGGCAAGTGGTTCGCCCACCAGTGGGCCGGCATCGTGCCCGACGTGATGCCGCTGGCCAAGGGCCTGGGCTCGGGCGTGCCGATCGGCGCGGTGGTGGCCGGCCCCAGGGCCGCCAGCATCTTCCAGCCGGGCAACCACGGCACCACCTTCGGCGGCAACCCGCTGGCCATGCGCGCCGGGGTGGAAACCATCCGCATCATGGAAGAAGACGGCCTGCTGGCCAATGCCGCCGCGGTGGGCGCGCACCTGCGCACCGCGCTCGAGCGCGAGCTGGCGGGCCTGGCCGGCGTCAAGGAAATCCGCGGCCAGGGGCTGATGATCGGCATCGAGCTGGCGCGCCCCTGCAACGTGCTGACGCAGCGCGCCGCCGACGCGGGCCTGCTCATCAGCGTGACGGCCGACAGCGTGGTGCGCCTGCTGCCGCCGCTGATCATGACGGCCGCCGAGGCCGACGAGGTGGTGGCCCTGCTGGCGCCGCTGATCCGGCAGTTCCTCGCAGAAGCGGCATGACCATGGCACTCCGGCATTACCTCCAGTTCAGCGACTTCAGCGCCGACGAATACGCCTACCTGTTCGAGCGCGCGGCCCTCATCAAGAAGAAGTTCAAGGCCTACGAGAAGCACCACCCGCTGGCCGACCGCACGCTGGCGATGATCTTCGAGAAGGCCAGCACGCGCACGCGCGTGAGCTTCGAGGCCGGCATGTACCAGCTCGGCGGCTCGGTGGTGCACCTGACCACCGGCGACAGCCAGCTCGGCCGCGCCGAGCCGATCGAGGACAGCGCCAAGGTGATCAGCCGCATGGTCGACCTCGTGATGATCCGCACCTACGGGCAGGACAAGATCGAGCGCTTCGCCGAGCATTCGCGCGTGCCGGTGATCAACGGCCTCACGAACGAGTTCCACCCGTGCCAGATCCTGGCCGACATCTTCACCTTTCTCGAGCACCGCGGCACGAACTCGGAAGGGAAGCCGGACCCGGCTTCCCTGAAGGGCAAGGTCGTGGCCTGGGTCGGCGACGGCAACAACATGGCCAACACCTGGCTGCAGGCCGCCGAGCTGCTGGGCTTCACGGTGCACCTGAGCACGCCCAGCGGCTACGAGGTCGACCAGGCCGTGGCCGGCCTGCGCTCGGGCGACAGCTACAAGGTGTTCAAGGACCCGATGGCGGCCTGCGCCGGTGCCGACCTCGTGACCACCGACGTCTGGACCAGCATGGGCTACGAGGCCGAGAACGAGGCGCGCAAAAAAGCCTTCGCCGACTGGTGCGTGGACGCCGACATGATGAAGGCCGCCCGGCCCGATGCGCTGTTCATGCACTGCCTGCCCGCCCACCGCGGCGAGGAGGTCGAGGCCGACGTGATCGACGGCCCGCAGTCGGTGGTGTGGGACGAGGCGGAG
This Variovorax terrae DNA region includes the following protein-coding sequences:
- a CDS encoding SirB1 family protein; this translates as MQFSFRASTPLEYFASLVQSDEHFPLLEAAASLAQDEYPELDMQQVLGDVDQLLARLKRRLPGDATPLHRLRMLNQFFFRDLSFGGNINDYYDPDNSYLNAVLRTRRGIPISLAVLWIELAQGLGLNARGVGFPGHFMVKVNLPKGQVVIDPFNGQSLSREELGERLEPYKRRSGLVDEFDVPMGLYLQAAPPRDIIARMLRNLKEIHRTQEDWQRLIAVQNRLIVLLPEAWPEYRDRGLAHAEQGSAALAVPDLETYLAHAEDALDIDAMADRVAELRRAKN
- the argF gene encoding ornithine carbamoyltransferase — translated: MALRHYLQFSDFSADEYAYLFERAALIKKKFKAYEKHHPLADRTLAMIFEKASTRTRVSFEAGMYQLGGSVVHLTTGDSQLGRAEPIEDSAKVISRMVDLVMIRTYGQDKIERFAEHSRVPVINGLTNEFHPCQILADIFTFLEHRGTNSEGKPDPASLKGKVVAWVGDGNNMANTWLQAAELLGFTVHLSTPSGYEVDQAVAGLRSGDSYKVFKDPMAACAGADLVTTDVWTSMGYEAENEARKKAFADWCVDADMMKAARPDALFMHCLPAHRGEEVEADVIDGPQSVVWDEAENRMHVQKALMEYLLLGRL
- a CDS encoding ParA family protein, with amino-acid sequence MPVIAVVNRKGGSGKSTLAAHVAAWCARNGSAVMLGDVDRQQSTRAWLRRRDPALPAIAPWALDQKNMLRVPTGITHVVLDTPGGLQGFELARVVMFADAILMPVCHSMFDCESAAACHAELMTLPRVASGRCRLATVGMRIDARTHAAQALRSWSEALNLPFLGVLRETQLYVRSLERGLTVFDLPASQAAADLAQWQPILAWLAPLLSAAQAANDPSPAEPVPPGRLGSSRPNSLMPAQESLVHGGRLAVPAAASAPPATTTRAALPRSLLPGGAGPGIPHFLRRGA
- the murJ gene encoding murein biosynthesis integral membrane protein MurJ, with translation MSLFKSASTVSLLTLASRITGLVRELLMASVFGVSAMTDAFNVAFRIPNLFRRVFGEGAFSQAFVPVLAACRTERGEEGARALIDHVGTLLTWTLVLLCVAGVAAAPLMVWAMASGLQQTPQGGYDAAVVMTRWMFPYIGFMSLVALAGGILNTWRQFAVPAASPVLLNLALIVSIVLGAPWFARWGIEPIYAQCVGVMVGGVLQLGLQLPALKRLGLLPRIGHSLSALRRAWADPTTRQVTRLMLPALLGVSVAQISLLINTQIASHLASGSVSWIAYADRLMEFPTALLGVALGVVLMPQLAAARAGQDDARYSAMLDWGLRLVVLLSVPCAVALLVFSQPLVAVLYHYGAFSDLDVQRTTAALVGYGVGLLGIVAVKVLAPGFYARHDMRTPMRIAVCVLVFTQVLNYFLVPLFQHAALTLSISIGALVNALWLLVGLVRRGSFRPAPGWWAFLLQVVAASALLAVFLMWAAGAVPWLAMRGQGFTRIGMLALVLAASAAIYFVALWAAGVKLRQFVRR
- the fusA gene encoding elongation factor G; this translates as METRKLRNIGIIAHVDAGKTTTSERILFYTGENYRLGEVHEGTATMDFDPQEQARGITINSAATTVFWRGTQINLIDTPGHIDFNIEVNRSLRVLDGAVVVFDGVAGVEPQTETNWRMADKYGVPRLCFVNKMDRVGADFLRVVEMIRQRLGIAPLVLQLPIGAEGGFTGLVDLLEMHALVWHNGETSPPAVLPIPAELQAQAEAWRQRLAEAAAEQDDTLLGKYLEGQPLSAAELRPAIRRGTLAGAFVPVLLGSAFKNKGVEPLLDAVVAYLPAPEEVPRQDVEADPAGPFAALAFKVVHDDHGMLTFLRVYRGRLETGDTVLNTITGKRERVSRLYEMHANRKQEREVAVAGDIVAVAGLKATVTGQTLADPAHPLVLEQIVAPEPVIDVAVEPLTQADQQNLLKGLHALLEEDPSLHLRQDAEAGQTILSGMGELQLEVTLEKLRTRYKVEVHVGKPQVAYRETLTRPARVRYLHKKQSGGPGQFAEVVLLLEPLERGAGFVFESRITGGAVPREYIPSVETGIRRAAQAGVLAGFPCVDFKATLEDGSFHERDSSTMAFEYAAAAAFREAAGEAAPALIEPVMAVEVITPTEHVGDCIGDINRRRGHVRHQELRGSGSVIEAHVPLQEMFGYIGQLRAMTSGRASFTMQFDHYAVVPARMAEAMGGRVA
- the rpsT gene encoding 30S ribosomal protein S20 — protein: MASAKPKKKNPRLASGRKRARQDVKLNAANTSLRSKYRTAVKNVEKAVAAGDKTKAAELFGKMQAVVDTVADKGIFHKNKAARDKSRLSAKVKALATAAA
- a CDS encoding DUF3579 domain-containing protein, producing the protein MVSSTAKEVFIQGITRDGRTFRPSDWAERLAGVMSSFRPGGPQPGSHLGYSPWCIPTTLNGVKCVVVNRELRDYEPMAWDFCINFAKDNDLQVAEACLLPELPRQG
- a CDS encoding aspartate aminotransferase family protein, with the protein product MSPFIEAASPHTMNTYGRLPIALSRGQGVRVWDVNGKPYLDALAGIAVNTLGHNHPRLVPALQDQVAQIIHSCNYYHVPNQEKLAAKLVELSGMSNVFFCCTGLEANEAALKLARKFGHDKGIERPEIVVYEHAFHGRSIATLSATGNEKVQKGFGPLVEGFIRVPLNDIEALKKATQGNPNVVAVFFETIQGEGGINPMRVDYLQQVRALCDANDWLMMIDEVQCGMGRTGKWFAHQWAGIVPDVMPLAKGLGSGVPIGAVVAGPRAASIFQPGNHGTTFGGNPLAMRAGVETIRIMEEDGLLANAAAVGAHLRTALERELAGLAGVKEIRGQGLMIGIELARPCNVLTQRAADAGLLISVTADSVVRLLPPLIMTAAEADEVVALLAPLIRQFLAEAA